A DNA window from Anaerocolumna sp. AGMB13020 contains the following coding sequences:
- a CDS encoding carbohydrate-binding protein, translating to MRLKTLMNKIGRKIVPAFFVLAVLMAMPVKPMAAAALPTLPPTGYDQARNNIPHGQVNSITYQSSATNSQRKARIYLPPGYSTSNKYSVLYLLHGYGGSEGDWFTGGGAANVIIDNLIADGNIQPFIIVTPNANTSSISDDKLPDDILNSLIPYIDSHYSVYTDRLHRAIAGLSYGGPQSYNIGCTNMNKFAYVGGFSGGGPVAYPTSKLFPDPAATRQQMKLLFLCIGTNDNLSYSDGIANFCKSNNITCTYYQIPGRGHDWTVWKPSLWNFSQMACANGFTDYGTPTPSPRSAFTQIEAESYDSQSGIQTETCNEGGQNIGYIENGDYAIYNNIDFGSGAAGFQARVASATSGGYIEIRLDSLTGPLIGTCAVTGTGNWQTWTAATCNVSGVSGKHDLYLKFTGGSGYLFNLNWFKFTGGNVTAGDLSGDGSVDETDYAQMKMYLLGSITNFPEQNLVAGDLNADGTIDALDFAVLRKYLLGTITKYPIELEVNP from the coding sequence ATGAGACTAAAAACCTTAATGAACAAAATTGGCAGGAAAATAGTACCAGCTTTTTTCGTTCTTGCAGTACTTATGGCAATGCCTGTAAAACCGATGGCGGCGGCAGCGCTCCCAACCTTGCCGCCAACAGGATATGACCAAGCCAGGAATAATATTCCACATGGGCAGGTCAACAGTATTACTTATCAATCATCAGCGACAAACAGCCAGAGGAAGGCGAGAATTTACCTGCCGCCAGGATATTCAACAAGCAATAAATACAGCGTCCTTTATTTATTGCACGGTTACGGCGGGAGTGAAGGTGATTGGTTTACAGGCGGAGGCGCAGCCAATGTCATTATCGACAACCTTATTGCCGATGGCAATATTCAGCCATTTATCATTGTAACACCAAATGCTAATACATCATCAATATCGGATGATAAGCTTCCGGATGATATACTCAACAGCCTTATACCATACATCGATTCACACTATTCCGTTTATACTGACCGCCTTCACAGAGCAATTGCCGGTCTTTCGTATGGTGGTCCGCAATCCTATAATATTGGGTGTACAAATATGAACAAATTCGCCTATGTAGGAGGTTTTTCAGGCGGCGGACCTGTTGCCTATCCGACCAGCAAGTTGTTTCCAGATCCAGCAGCTACCCGTCAGCAGATGAAGCTATTGTTTCTTTGCATTGGAACCAATGATAATTTATCTTACAGTGACGGTATCGCTAATTTTTGTAAGAGCAATAATATCACTTGCACCTATTATCAAATTCCAGGAAGAGGTCATGATTGGACTGTTTGGAAACCAAGCCTTTGGAACTTTTCGCAAATGGCGTGTGCGAATGGATTTACGGATTATGGAACGCCAACTCCTAGCCCAAGATCGGCATTCACACAGATCGAAGCAGAGAGTTACGACAGCCAGTCGGGAATCCAAACCGAAACTTGTAACGAGGGCGGACAGAATATCGGGTATATTGAGAATGGGGATTATGCAATCTACAACAATATCGATTTTGGCAGCGGTGCGGCAGGCTTCCAGGCTAGAGTAGCTAGCGCCACCAGCGGAGGGTATATTGAGATCAGGCTGGATAGTCTTACCGGTCCTTTAATAGGGACTTGTGCAGTCACCGGAACTGGTAATTGGCAGACTTGGACTGCTGCAACGTGCAATGTTAGCGGAGTAAGCGGAAAACATGACTTATACCTGAAATTCACGGGAGGAAGCGGCTACTTATTCAATCTTAACTGGTTCAAGTTTACCGGTGGAAATGTAACCGCCGGAGATCTAAGTGGAGATGGGAGTGTCGATGAAACAGACTATGCTCAGATGAAAATGTATCTTCTTGGGTCAATTACAAATTTCCCAGAACAAAACCTTGTGGCCGGGGACTTAAATGCTGATGGTACAATTGATGCACTTGATTTTGCCGTTTTAAGAAAATACCTGCTGGGTACTATAACGAAGTATCCTATTGAATTGGAGGTAAATCCATGA